From Tiliqua scincoides isolate rTilSci1 chromosome 2, rTilSci1.hap2, whole genome shotgun sequence, the proteins below share one genomic window:
- the LOC136639900 gene encoding protein prune homolog 2-like has protein sequence MPRLLPEHAGMDMPFNEAVLGSSATEMRPEPPNSLDLDGSHPRRIKLAAPNINLSLDQSEGSVLSDDNLDTPDEIDINVDDLDTPDEADSFEYAGHEVQPAIKNAVQDESESIPEYTAEEEREDNRLWRTVVIGEQEQRIDMKAIEPYKRVISHGGYYGDGLNAIIVFAACFLPDSTRTDYNYVMENLFLYVISTLELMVAEDYMIVYLSGATPRRKMPGLGWMKKCYQMIDRRLRKNLKSFIIVHPSWFIRTILAVTRPFISSKFSSKIQYVSTLAELSELIPMEYVNVPESIVKYDEDRGIQRRVSTDVKLKGNS, from the exons agcCCCCCAATTCTCTAGATTTGGATGGCTCCCATCCCAGAAGGATAAAGCTGGCTGCTCCAAATATCAATCTCTCTTTGGATCAGAGTGAAGGATCTGTCCTTTCTGATGATAACCTGGACACTCCAGATGAAATTGATATCAATGTAGATGATCTTGACACACCGGATGAGGCAGATTCTTTTGAATATGCTGGACACG AAGTGCAACCAGCTATTAAGAATGCTGTCCAGGATGAATCTGAATCCATTCCAGAATATACTGCTGAGGAAGAACGAGAGGACAACAGGTTATGGAGAACAGTTGTCATTGGAGAACAGGAACAGAGGATTGATATGAAAGCCATTGAGCCTTATAAAAGGGTCATATCTCATGGAG GATACTATGGTGATGGTCTAAATGCAATCATTGTATTTGCTGCATGTTTTCTACCAGACAGCACCAGAACTGATTACAACTATGTCATGGAAAATCTTTTCCT ATATGTAATTAGCACTTTGGAGCTCATGGTTGCTGAAGATTATATGATTGTCTACTTGAGTGGAGCAACACCAAGGAGAAAGATGCCAGGACTGGGGTGGATGAAAAAGTGTTACCAGATGATTGACAGAAG GTTaaggaagaatttaaaatccTTCATAATTGTTCACCCATCGTGGTTTATCAGGACAATTCTAGCAGTGACACGACCTTTTATAAG CTCAAAATTCAGCAGTAAGATACAGTATGTCAGCACTTTGGCAGAGCTAAGTGAACTAATTCCAATGGAATATGTAAATGTCCCAGAAAGTATTGTCAA GTATGATGAAGACAGGGGCATTCAGAGAAGAGTAAG CACTGACGTGAAACTGAAAGGAAATTCCTAA